From Xiphophorus hellerii strain 12219 chromosome 6, Xiphophorus_hellerii-4.1, whole genome shotgun sequence, the proteins below share one genomic window:
- the extl2 gene encoding exostosin-like 2 — MEGLLGCLGVLRRAAPPKGNPAQGQPADAPEEKFTIVIQTYNRTDILLKLLNHYQAVPHLQMIIIVWNNVREQTPAKLWESLGPHPVRVVFKEQASNQMRNRLQPFSEIATNVVLMLDDDTLVSVPDITFAFSVWKQFPDQIVGFVPRKHVSTAGVYSYGSFELQNPEAAGGDMYSMVLIGAAFFHQRYLQLFQDQPKEVHALVDETQNCDDIAVNFAVALYLRKHSNSGTVHRPSGIFVKPVDLRNLEKDASSGYQGMWHRPEHLLQRSYCLNRLAQIYGFMPLCYSNLMVSQFGFPSYANHKSRG; from the exons ATGGAGGGGTTGCTGGGGTGCCTGGGGGTACTGCGCAGAGCAGCGCCGCCAAAGGGAAACCCTGCTCAGGGTCAACCTGCAGATGCCCCAGAAGAGAAGTTTACTATCGTCATCCAAACCTACAACCGCACcgacattttactcaaactcCTGAACCATTACCAGGCAGTGCCTCATCTTCAGATGATCATCATAGTTTGGAACAACGTCAGGGAGCAGACTCCGGCGAAGCTGTGGGAATCCCTGGGTCCTCATCCAGTCCGGGTGGTCTTTAAAGAACAGGCGAGCAACCAAATGCGCAACAGGCTCCAACCGTTCTCTGAAATTGCCACCAATG TTGTGTTAATGCTGGATGATGACACCCTTGTCAGTGTTCCTGACATcacttttgctttttctgtgtgGAAG CAATTCCCAGACCAAATAGTTGGATTTGTCCCTCGAAAACACGTCTCAACAGCTGGAGTTTACAGTTATGGCAGCTTTGAGCTGCAGAATCCAGAAGCGGCTGGAGGAGACAT GTATTCCATGGTTCTGATCGGTGCTGCCTTCTTCCATCAGCGCTACCTACAACTGTTCCAGGATCAGCCTAAAGAAGTACACGCCTTAGTTGACGAAACCCAAAACTGTGACGATATAGCTGTGAACTTTGCTGTTGCTCTGTATTTAAGAAAACACTCAAATTCAGGCACAGTCCACAGACCTTCAGGGATCTTTGTCAAGCCTGTGGACCTGCGCAACCTTGAGAAAGATGCCAGCAGTGGATATCAGGGAATGTGGCATCGTCCTGAGCACCTTCTCCAGAGATCGTACTGTTTGAACCGGCTGGCGCAGATCTATGGCTTCATGCCGCTCTGCTACTCCAACCTCATGGTTTCCCAGTTTGGTTTCCCAAGCTATGCCAATCACAAGAGTAGGGGATGA
- the parla gene encoding presenilin-associated rhomboid-like protein A, mitochondrial — MACRGFITKWGKTEFYRSPNTFSRCSRLNPYQQQRSGFRREAKRTDTKKGNVNQQQTKTSPPEAGPPGPPPPRKVKQPRLFRPLMFTVGFAGCSFGGAAILQYETLKARVQTAKDGEELEKLVMGSQDMAYWHDWWNQLSSFQRQLLLLVSMVDDFWRSLTEGQRTATGIIAINAAVLCCWRIPAMQRTMIKYFTSNPASKTQCLPMILSSFSHYSIIHMVANMYVLWTFSSGIVSLLGKEQFLAVYLSAGVISTMVSYACKTATGRFYPSLGASGAVMAVLAAVCTKVPEAKLGIIFLPMVTFTAGNALKALVAIDTAGLVLGWRLFDHAAHLGGALFGVWYVAYGHKLIWRRREPLVKLWHELRSKGGKGSRPGGGPEVRGGGGGQK, encoded by the exons ATGGCGTGCAGAGGATTTATCACAAAATGGGGCAAAACAGAGTTCTATAGATCGCCAAATACCTTTTCCAGATGCTCAAG GCTCAACCCATACCAGCAACAGAGGAGTGGGTTCCGCCGGGAAGCTAAAAGGACAGATACCAAAAAGGGAAATGTCAACCAGCAACAAACCAAAACGTCACCCCCCGAGGCTGGCCCACCGGGACCCCCACCTCCTCGCAAAGTCAAACAGCCAAGGCTCTTTAGACCACTGATGTTCACAGTAGGG TTTGCAGGTTGTTCCTTTGGTGGGGCGGCCATTTTGCAGTATGAGACTCTGAAAGCAAGAGTTCAAACTGCAAAAGATGGAGAGGAGTTAGAAAAACTCGTAATG GGTTCCCAGGACATGGCGTACTGGCACGACTGGTGGAACCAACTGTCCAGCTTCCAGCggcagctcctcctcctggtGTCCATGGTAGATGACTTCTGGAGAAGCCTTACAGAGGGACAGAGGACTGCTACTG GAATTATAGCTATAAACGCTGCAGTTCTATGTTGCTGGAGGATCCCGGCGATGCAAAGAACTATGATTAAGTACTTCACATCCAACCCAGCCTCCA AAACACAGTGCCTTCCCATGATTCTGTCTTCCTTCAGCCACTACTCCATTATCCACATGGTGGCCAATATGTATGTCCTATGGACGTTTTCCTCCGGTATCGTCTCCCTCCTAGGCAAAGAACAGTTTCTTGCGGTCTACCTCTCAGCTG GCGTGATATCTACTATGGTCAGTTATGCTTGTAAAACCGCCACCGGGCGATTCTACCCATCACTTGGGGCG TCAGGTGCTGTCATGGCTGTACTCGCTGCAGTCTGTACGAAAGTACCAGAGGCCAAGCTCGGCATTATCTTCCTTCCTATGGTCACTTTCACTGCCGGAAAC GCTCTCAAAGCACTTGTGGCCATAGATACGGCGGGGCTCGTCTTGGGATGGCGGCTGTTTGATCACGCTGCTCACCTTGGCGGAGCTCTTTTTGGAGT CTGGTATGTGGCGTATGGTCACAAACTAATTTGGAGAAGGAGGGAGCCTCTTGTGAAGCTGTGGCATGAGCTTCGCTCTAAGGGTGGCAAGGGCTCGAGACCCGGCGGTGGGCCTGAGGTCAGAGGTGGCGGTGGAGGACAGAAGTAA
- the LOC116721284 gene encoding glyoxal reductase: protein MQFFPALRCPTVQLFNGLEIPVLGLGTSHRGGYSHDAILYALTECGIRHLDTAKRYGCEKKLGKAIKESGLQRSELWLTNKLWPGDYGYKAAKEACLDSCTAMGVEYFDLYLMHWPEPFKPGGSNREIRADTWKALEDLYKEGICRAIGVSNFVVHHLEHLKEDCSVVPHVNQVEYHPFQQPKHLMEYCRNNGIVFEGFSPLAKGQALSDPVVQQIAKKHGRTTAQICLRWSIQNGVVTIPKSTKKNRIQENCQVFGFQLDEEDMVALGNLHDGRHISWDPTNVD from the exons ATGCAGTTCTTTCCAGCCCTGAGGTGTCCCACAGTCCAACTCTTCAATGGTCTGGAAATCCCAGTACTTGGATTAG GTACATCTCATCGAGGCGGATACTCACATGATGCCATCCTGTACGCTCTCACTGAATGTGGTATTCGCCACCTTGACACAGCAAAGCGGTATGGCTGTGAGAAGAAGCTGGGCAAAGCTATCAAAGAGAGTGGGCTGCAACGAAGTGAACTATGGCTCACTAATAAACTCTGGCCTGGGGACTATGGATACAAAGCTGCAAAAGAAGCCTGTCTGGACTCCTGCACAGCAATGGGGGTTGAATATTTTG atCTGTACCTGATGCATTGGCCGGAGCCATTTAAACCTGGTGGTTCTAACAGAGAGATCAGAGCTGACACATGGAAAGCTCTGGAGGACCTTTACAAAGAAG GGATTTGTCGTGCTATTGGGGTGAGTAATTTTGTGGTCCACCACCTGGAGCACTTGAAGGAAGACTGTAGTGTTGTGCCACATGTTAACCAG GTGGAGTATCATCCTTTCCAACAGCCCAAACACCTGATGGAGTATTGTCGGAACAATGGGATAGTGTTTGAAGGCTTCAGTCCCCTGGCCAAGGGTCAAGCCCTCAGCGATCCTGTCGTGCAACAAATAGCAAAAAAGCACGGACGAACGACTGCTCAGATCTGCCTTCGCTGGAGTATTCAG AATGGAGTTGTCACTATTCCAAAGTCCACCAAAAAGAACAGGATACAGGAAAACTGCCAA GTGTTTGGGTTCCAACTTGATGAGGAAGACATGGTTGCTTTAGGAAATCTACATGATGGACGGCACATAAGTTGGGATCCTACAAATGTGGATTAA